A genomic region of Erythrobacter sp. SCSIO 43205 contains the following coding sequences:
- a CDS encoding DUF1648 domain-containing protein gives MPGTIELVLIIATIAALLASGLWTERRFACFKELPAHYDFRGEPTRYSSRSVMAWLLPSVFSIMLVVVTVAMSAIPEEVRNGDPLGGVIVCCATFLVAQALILWLHTRWAQRQG, from the coding sequence ATGCCGGGCACCATCGAATTGGTGCTTATTATTGCGACCATCGCTGCCTTGCTAGCCTCAGGGCTATGGACCGAACGAAGGTTTGCTTGCTTCAAAGAGCTTCCCGCGCATTATGACTTTCGCGGGGAACCAACCCGCTATTCATCCCGAAGCGTCATGGCCTGGCTTTTGCCTAGTGTTTTCTCGATCATGTTGGTCGTGGTGACTGTCGCTATGTCAGCTATCCCGGAAGAGGTGCGCAATGGAGATCCTCTGGGTGGGGTAATCGTGTGCTGTGCGACCTTTCTCGTGGCGCAGGCTTTGATCCTGTGGCTACATACCCGCTGGGCACAGCGGCAGGGTTAG